CGCTGAGGCGAGAGAAAATGGCGGCTTAGATTCACTTACGTCAAAAGGTCAATCTCGTAACTATATTAGTATTATTAATAATTTGGTATCGAGGTAGCCGATGCGTTTGGATAGGAAGGTTGCTTATTTTGCCTACATGGTGGCTATCCGCCATACCCCTGATGCTTGGCGCCCATACGCCATATTCTTCCCACGCCTCCGTAGTTGGCTTGTGCGGCGATTCATCGAACGTGCCGGTCATGATCTGCGCGTTAAGTCTAACGCAGACATTTCACCTAATATCAAGGTCGGAAGTCGCAGCGAATTAGGGCGCAACGCAATTATTTATGGTGGAGTGACAATCGGTGACGATGTGCTCATGGGACCAAATGTGCAGATTATTACCCGCGGCCATAACACATCGGATATCCTTCGTCCCATTAATTTGCAGGGAAGCTCATTCAAACCCGTCACCATAGAAGACGACGTATGGATTGGCTGTAACGTAGTTATTCTTCCCGGGGTCACCGTCGGGAGGGGCTCCGTACTTGCTGCTGGATCGGTAGTTACAAAGGACGTGCCAAGCATGAGCATAATGGGGGGAGTGCCGGCTCGCATGATCGGTAAGCGGGGAGGTGCGCTTGAATAGGGCGAACGTAGCGACACTATCTGTCGCATGCGTGGTTTCCATTGGTAGCATCGACTATTCACAGTTCGGCGCGGGCGTCGCACTCAATTTTTCTCTCAAGGCGATCGCTGCGCTCATTCCTCTAACCTTGTTCACTTTAAGCTATCTGCTTGACCGTGAGCGAGTTAAGTTCGGCAGGAGCACCGGCCCGTACCTACTTGCGGCATTGTTGTCGTTAGGAGGCTTTTCGATTATTTGGAGCGTTGACAGAACTGAGACTTTTATTGCGATCCTTTCCTGGGGTGTTACTTTTGCGTCTACTTATCTGTTGCTGGGCTTGTCGTTGCGCAACGCAGCAAGTGCTCTAGTGATCCCAATTGGGGTTCTTTGCACCCTTAGTCTTGTTTATGCGCTCATCTCTCCAGGGGCATTCATGTTCACAGATGGGGTGATGAGACTAAGGGGGGTAGTCTATGGTCCGCACGGTCTGGCGGAGCCTTCCGTCCTTTGTTTATGCATATTATGCTCGGGCCTCCTCCCCTGGCGACGAGCGGTGCTGGTGGCACTTTTTGTTGTTGTGTCTATATGTCTATATCTTACGTATAGTAGGCAGTCATTTATTGCGGCAATTGGCGCGATTGCTTTGGTTGTCCTTTTTAGGTCCCGGGGAGGAGCTCGGGCCGGCTTCGTATATATTGCCACCGGAGCGTTGGTCTTTGGTCTAATCGCTCTATCTCTTTCAAATATGGATGTCTTAGCCTCTATTTCCCGTGGAGGGGGAGATGATGTTGGCAGTCTTACGGGGCGTACCTACATTTGGGCGGCAGCGATAACATTGATCAGTCAAGAACCTTGGTTGGGTTATGGATTTGGGGCCGGGGGGAAGGTAATTGAGGCGGGCTATAGTGGGGGAATTTCCGGTTGGACGACTCAAAGCGCCCACAATTCAATGCTCCAAGCGGGGCTAGATTTGGGATGGATTGGTATATTTTTTGTGGCAATGCTGCTAATTGGCTTCGTTCGTAACGCATTTCGGCAGGATAGGCAATTTTCTGTGCCTCTAATGACGGCGATCCTAGTTATGTCATCTGTTGAACGCGGCTTTTATGAGACAGGTGGATTCATGCCGGCGGTATTTTTGTTTATCTTGTTGAGGAGGCGTACGCACCAAGCCAGCATCAATGGAGGATAGGCTCCGAGTCCACCTCGCTTGATGGATATCATCCCAATCCGTCGACGTCCCCCCAGTTTTGAGTAGCACCTCGGTTTGGAGTCCAATCCCCCATCAGAAGGAGATTGGACGTGAAGAAACGCTTTTCCGAAGAACAGATCATCGGCTTCCTTCGTGAGGCGGAGGCTGGCTTGCCGGTGAAGGCGCTGTGCCGTCAGCACGGCTTCAGCGAGGCCTCGTACTACCTGTGGCGCAGCAAGTTCGGCGGGATGAGTGTGCCCGACGCCAAACGGCTGAAAGAGCTGGAGACGGAGAACGGTCGGCTGAAGAAGCTGCTGGCCGAGCAGGTGCTTGAGAACGAGGTCATCAAGGACGCCCTGCGAAAAAAGTGGTGAGCGCACCGGCTCGGCGCGAGCTGGTGCGGCAGATGGTCGAGAAGGGATTGAGCGAGCGACGTGCGCTGGCGGTCGTCGTCATGAGCGCCAGCGCGTATCGCTATCCGACACGCCCGGATCGCAACGGGGACCTCCGGCAACGGATCGTGGCCCTGGCGCAGCGGTACAAGCGCTATGGCGTGGGGATGATCCATCTGAAGCTGCGGCAAGCGGGGCTGCTGGTGAAGAACTACAAGCGCGTGGAACGGCTGTATCAGGAAGCGAAGCTGCAGGTGCGGCGGCGCAAGCGGAAGAAGGTGCCCGTTGCCGAGCGGCAACCGTTGGCTCGGCCGAAGGCAGCCAATGAGGTCTGGTCTATGGACTTTGTGTTTGATCGCACCGCTGAGGGACGCGTCATCAAGTGCCTGACGATGGTCGATGACGCCACCCACGAGGCGGTTGTCATCGAGGTCGAGCGGGCGATCTCCGGCCTGGGCGTGACGCGGGTGATGGATCGCCTGGCGCTCAGTCGTGGCTTGCCCAAGGTGATCCGCAGCGACAACGGCAAGGAGTTCTGCGGCAAGGCGATGGTGACCTGGGCCCACGAGCGTGGTGTGCAGCTGCGCCTGATCGAACCGGGCAAGCCAAACCAGAATGCGTACATCGAATCGTTCAACGGCCGGTTGCGCGACGAATGCCTCAACGAGCACTGGTTTCCCAGCCTGCTGCACGCACGCGCCGAGATCGAACGCTGGCGGCGGGAATACAACGAGGAGCGACCGAAGAAGGCGCTGGGCGGGCTGACACCTGCCGCCTATGCGAAGCAGCTACAGTGAACCCGGACTCTAAACCGTCCCGCTACTCAAAGCGGGGGGACGTCGCAGTTACAGTGAACCCGGACACTAAACCGTCCCGCTACTCAAAGCGGGGGGACGTCGCCGTCACGCTTTCATTGGTCCGAGCTGTCTAGCGTGTACCGTTCTGCGGAATAGCTCATTATCGAAACTATTCGGTTCTCCCTATTCGTGTGGATGATGGTCGCGTCGTGCTCCGCTAAGGCGCATGTGTCGCTAGGATATTTGGCGATGGAGCACATTAGGTAGCTGATGGCGATCAGGTGTTGGTCGGTGCCGTCATATCTAATTAGTCGTTGAAGAGGCATTCATAATCATCTCGACGGCGCACGTGGCATGGGGCCGAGGAAAATGTCTTTTAATGTGCTTTTGTCAGCGGGTAAATAATCCATAGAAAATGGAATTTTTTCATATTTGATATAAATCAGTAACCAAGCAAATCTTTCGCCAGAGAATCGATCGACGGGAGCAAGATTCTGCTTGAAACCAGTCAATTTCTCGATCTCCGTGGGGTCAAGTGACGATTTGAGAGTAAAGTTGACTAGACGAACTATGCCGTAGTGACACCTTGGAAAGGTCTCGATACCATGCCGCATTCCAATGGCCGCCAATTGAACTAATGGCGCGACGGCGTAGAGATGATAGGCAAGAGCCTTCTGGCCCCTGCTTATCTCGAGGGGCAAACTTCCATTCTCCGATACCTGACACACCCCCGTGCTGTACGCCTCCATTCCTGAGCGGAATAGACTTCTATCGTCAGTTAGCTCACCAACTAACGCCATGGCAAGACCGTTCCAGTACTGAATATTATTTCGCGTCATATTGCTGTTGCGAAGAGAATTTATATTTTTTTGCAGCGTCAAGGCGATGGCTCTTAACCAAGAGTCAATTACTGCCTGATCCGCTGCGGTTACCTCGGGGCGGATTGCCTTATACGAAAAAGCGATGGAGCTCAAATAGTGCCCGATATTGAACTGCGCACTACGTGTGGTCAGCTTGGTGAGCGCGCCTGCGCGCGCCCAAGTAGCTAAAGCTTCGCCAGCACAGGCTCCCCTGAAGGCATTTGATCGCGGATCCGTGTAATAAAGTTCGGCGTCGGCGCCTATAATTTTTACGAAGCTCCAGACATTGCGCATCGTATCGGCGTAGATGAGTCTCGACCTCTCGTCGACTTTTGACTGAGTTTTATCGTCTGATCTATAAATACTCGTCGTTGCCAATGATATGTCTGGATGCGGAACCGCCTCGCACCGTGGATTGGGCTCGATTTTGGTCGAATTTGGCTTGTGCTCCACCGCCATGACTGTGGTGGAGAACGCCACGGCGATCGTGGTGATGATTTTTAGGGCCAAGCGATCTTTTTTACAGACCATTTTAATTCCCTGAGCTCGGGAGAAATCCAGTGTGCGGGCGAACGTGATCAAATTATCGGCATGTTACGGAGTTAAGCGCGTCGAGAGCGGATGAATTTCGCGGCGACTCTATCAAGAATTGCTGACAACAGGAGCTTTG
This is a stretch of genomic DNA from Rhodanobacter sp. FDAARGOS 1247. It encodes these proteins:
- a CDS encoding alginate lyase family protein; protein product: MITFARTLDFSRAQGIKMVCKKDRLALKIITTIAVAFSTTVMAVEHKPNSTKIEPNPRCEAVPHPDISLATTSIYRSDDKTQSKVDERSRLIYADTMRNVWSFVKIIGADAELYYTDPRSNAFRGACAGEALATWARAGALTKLTTRSAQFNIGHYLSSIAFSYKAIRPEVTAADQAVIDSWLRAIALTLQKNINSLRNSNMTRNNIQYWNGLAMALVGELTDDRSLFRSGMEAYSTGVCQVSENGSLPLEISRGQKALAYHLYAVAPLVQLAAIGMRHGIETFPRCHYGIVRLVNFTLKSSLDPTEIEKLTGFKQNLAPVDRFSGERFAWLLIYIKYEKIPFSMDYLPADKSTLKDIFLGPMPRAPSR
- a CDS encoding O-antigen ligase produces the protein MNRANVATLSVACVVSIGSIDYSQFGAGVALNFSLKAIAALIPLTLFTLSYLLDRERVKFGRSTGPYLLAALLSLGGFSIIWSVDRTETFIAILSWGVTFASTYLLLGLSLRNAASALVIPIGVLCTLSLVYALISPGAFMFTDGVMRLRGVVYGPHGLAEPSVLCLCILCSGLLPWRRAVLVALFVVVSICLYLTYSRQSFIAAIGAIALVVLFRSRGGARAGFVYIATGALVFGLIALSLSNMDVLASISRGGGDDVGSLTGRTYIWAAAITLISQEPWLGYGFGAGGKVIEAGYSGGISGWTTQSAHNSMLQAGLDLGWIGIFFVAMLLIGFVRNAFRQDRQFSVPLMTAILVMSSVERGFYETGGFMPAVFLFILLRRRTHQASINGG
- a CDS encoding IS3 family transposase (programmed frameshift); this encodes MRRRLDVKKRFSEEQIIGFLREAEAGLPVKALCRQHGFSEASYYLWRSKFGGMSVPDAKRLKELETENGRLKKLLAEQVLENEVIKDALRKKLVSAPARRELVRQMVEKGLSERRALAVVVMSASAYRYPTRPDRNGDLRQRIVALAQRYKRYGVGMIHLKLRQAGLLVKNYKRVERLYQEAKLQVRRRKRKKVPVAERQPLARPKAANEVWSMDFVFDRTAEGRVIKCLTMVDDATHEAVVIEVERAISGLGVTRVMDRLALSRGLPKVIRSDNGKEFCGKAMVTWAHERGVQLRLIEPGKPNQNAYIESFNGRLRDECLNEHWFPSLLHARAEIERWRREYNEERPKKALGGLTPAAYAKQLQ
- a CDS encoding DapH/DapD/GlmU-related protein, which codes for MVAIRHTPDAWRPYAIFFPRLRSWLVRRFIERAGHDLRVKSNADISPNIKVGSRSELGRNAIIYGGVTIGDDVLMGPNVQIITRGHNTSDILRPINLQGSSFKPVTIEDDVWIGCNVVILPGVTVGRGSVLAAGSVVTKDVPSMSIMGGVPARMIGKRGGALE